One window from the genome of Scatophagus argus isolate fScaArg1 chromosome 13, fScaArg1.pri, whole genome shotgun sequence encodes:
- the ptger4c gene encoding prostaglandin E receptor 4 (subtype EP4) c: protein MINDTLPFGELDINFSAKSISQNHSGFPALRLESKSLVTSATMFAVGVLGNLIAIVVLCISKREQKETTFYTLVCGMAITDLLGTCFTSPVVIATYVASRWPGGVLLCHFFSFSMLFFGSAGMSILCAMAVERYLAINHAYFYSQHIDRTMARFALLVAYLVNIVLCIMPSFGFGKHVSHFPGTWCFLDWRAKDPLGACYSFLYGSVMLVLIAVTVLCNLAVCRSLVGMNQKTGIVRTELCEPGGSRRRFPRLQSVTSAAEIQMFWLLIFMTIVFLVCSIPLVVRIFVNQLYDPAYVSAGGKPDYRRDLLAIRFASFNPILDPWVYILCRKNLLLKGCEKLKRTVARIKGGRGDNTGWVGGQHSPPSLNSNDTSCASLRTASYRNDVEHQVSIKNKSFTDFAMRRAWEYDTARVDFHPFSVESTAIIGCEEEVGAESKQTVAAKSSPGRSATPLRSEHVRRVDIVTCTFSTPSSCQSTKCL, encoded by the exons ATGATCAACGACACTCTTCCCTTTGGAGAACTGGACATCAATTTTTCTGCCAAATCAATCAGCCAAAACCACAGTGGGTTCCCTGCGCTCAGACTGGAGTCAAAGTCTCTGGTCACTTCAGCCACGATGTTTGCCGTGGGAGTCCTGGGGAACCTCATCGCCATAGTTGTGCTGTGTATCTCCAAAAGGGAGCAGAAGGAAACCACTTTCTACACCCTGGTCTGCGGGATGGCCATCACAGATCTGTTGGGGACATGCTTCACCAGCCCGGTGGTGATCGCCACATATGTGGCCAGCCGCTGGCCGGGAGGAGTGTTGCTCTGccacttcttctccttctccatgTTGTTCTTCGGCTCGGCCGGGATGTCCATCCTGTGCGCCATGGCTGTGGAACGATACCTGGCCATAAACCATGCGTACTTCTACTCCCAGCACATAGACCGCACAATGGCTCGCTTTGCGCTCTTGGTCGCCTACCTGGTCAACATTGTGCTCTGCATTATGCCGAGTTTTGGCTTCGGGAAACATGTCAGTCATTTTCCCGGGACTTGGTGCTTCCTGGACTGGAGAGCGAAAGATCCGCTCGGGGCCTGCTACTCCTTCCTGTACGGCAGTGTGATGCTGGTGCTGATCGCGGTGACGGTTCTGTGTAATTTGGCGGTGTGCAGGTCGCTGGTGGGGATGAACCAGAAGACAGGAATAGTCAGGACGGAGTTGTGCGAGCCGGGAGGATCACGTCGCCGTTTCCCCCGGCTGCAGTCTGTCACCTCAGCGGCGGAGATCCAAATGTTCTGGCTTCTGATCTTCATGACCATTGTTTTCCTGGTCTGCTCCATCCCTTTGGTG GTGCGGATCTTCGTGAACCAGTTATACGATCCTGCTTATGTTTCTGCTGGAGGGAAGCCTGACTACCGGAGGGACCTGTTGGCGATCCGTTTCGCTTCATTTAACCCCATACTAGACCCCTGGGTGTACATTTTGTGCCGGAAGAACCTGCTGCTAAAGGGCTGCGAGAAGCTTAAGAGGACTGTGGCCCGAATTAAAGGAGGTCGTGGTGACAACACTGGCTGGGTAGGAGGCCAACACTCCCCACCGTCTTTAAACAGCAATGACACCAGTTGCGCGTCTTTGCGCACAGCCAGCTACAGGAACGATGTGGAACACCAGGTGTCCATCAAGAATAAATCCTTTACGGACTTCGCAATGAGGCGAGCGTGGGAGTACGACACCGCCCGGGTAGACTTTCACCCGTTCAGCGTCGAATCGACTGCGATCATCGGCTGTGAAGAGGAAGTAGGAGCTGAATCCAAACAGACAGTAG
- the pif1 gene encoding ATP-dependent DNA helicase PIF1 — protein MLAGEDGAQLQCCVTVEQLNNSGQATRRQVLRKGSVTLGRNEFQEIVLRVHDGKIPQSYRLKEFKLFTKFARDGKCTVKLLPENIQVLISNCPPDKLNLFLKTLSIKHQAWQSSRTLSDREKLKAGLPRSFEAISPLQQKDIQKVNELRSKVGPKGLADRTNKTTVAGTGQQVKRSRSDSNFSPVKANPSKKPILSLPSCKLNKEQTAVLSAVLRGKNVFFTGSAGTGKSFLLKRIMGSLPPKSTFATASTGVAACHIGGTTLHNFAGIGSGCAPLEQCIELAQRPGVLQHWTSCRHLIIDEISMVEAQFFDKIEAVARSVRRSTEPFGGMQLIVCGDFLQLPPVSKGKEKSSFCFQARSWRKVIQLNMELTEVRRQTDQSFISLLQAVRVGRVTEEVTAKLMASAYHQIERDGILATRLCTHKDDVELTNENKLQQLPGSVHVFEALDSDPVLVKTIDAHSPVGRLIQLKVGAQVMLTKNLDVTRGLVNGARGVVVAFEPGKHGLPRVRFLCGVTEVLKPERWMFKSGGGIHLSRQQLPLKLAWAISIHKSQGMTLDCVEISLARVFESGQAYVALSRARSLEGLRVMDFDPRVVRADPDVLVFYKKLRKERLLLQASMDEFVGNGNKENSW, from the exons ATGTTAGCCGGGGAGGACGGTGCCCAGCTGCAGTGCTGCGTGACGGTGGAGCAGCTAAACAACTCCGGCCAGGCCACCCGCAGACAGGTCCTCCGAAAAGGCTCTGTTACCCTGGGCCGAAACGAGTTCCAGGAGATCGTCCTCCGGGTGCACGACGGAAAAATCCCACAAAGTTACCGTCTCAAAGAGTTCAAACTGTTTACAAAGTTCGCTAGAGATGGGAAGTGCACCGTCAAACTTCTCCCTGAAAACATCCAGGTGCTCATCTCGAACTGCCCTCCGGATAAGCTGAACCTCTTCCTCAAAACTCTGAGCATCAAACATCAGGCCTGGCAGAGCAGCAGGACTCTGAGCGACCGAGAGAAGCTCAAAGCCGGTCTGCCCCGAAGCTTCGAGGCCATCAGCCCCCTGCAGCAAAAGGATATCCAGAAGGTCAACGAGCTGAGAAGTAAAGTGGGCCCCAAAGGGCTGGCAGACCGCACCAATAAGACGACTGTGGCAGGAACTGGACAGCAGGTCAAAAGGTCGAGGAGTGACAGTAACTTTAGTCCA GTGAAGGCCAATCCAAGTAAGAAGCCCATCTTGTCTCTGCCATCATGTAAGCTGAACAAAGAGCAAACAGCTGTGCTCAGTGCTGTGCTGAGAGGCAAGAACGTCTTCTTCACTGGAAGCGCAG GTACAGGAAAGTCCTTCTTGCTGAAGAGAATCATGGGATCTCTTCCTCCAAAGAGCACCTTTGCCACAGCCAGTACAGGAGTGGCAGCATGTCACATTGGAGGAACAACATTACACAACTTTGCCG GTATCGGCTCCGGCTGTGCCCCTCTGGAGCAGTGTATCGAGCTGGCTCAGAGGCCCGGGGTGCTGCAGCACTGGACTAGCTGTCGGCACCTCATTATCGACGAGATCTCCATGGTAGAGGCTCAGTTCTTTGACAAGATCGAGGCAGTGGCCAG GTCAGTGAGGAGGTCCACTGAGCCGTTTGGAGGCATGCAGCTGATTGTGTGCGGCGACTTCCTCCAGCTGCCTCCTGTCTCTAAGGGAAAAGAAAAGTCCAGCTTCTGCTTCCAG GCGAGGAGTTGGCGTAAGGTCATCCAGCTCAACATGGAGTTAACAGAAGTGCGGAGACAAACAGACCAGTCCTTCATCTCCCTCCTGCAGGCAGTGAGGGTGGGCAG GGTGACGGAGGAAGTCACCGCTAAGCTGATGGCGAGCGCCTACCATCAGATTGAGAGGGACGGCATTCTAGCGACCAGGCTGTGCACACACAAGGACGACGTTGAGCTCACAAATGAGAACAAACTCCAGCAGTTGCCAG GGtcagtgcatgtgtttgaggCACTGGACAGTGACCCAGTTCTGGTGAAGACTATAGATGCTCACAGCCCGGTCGGCAGACTGATCCAACTGAAAGTGGGAGCTCAg GTCATGCTGACAAAGAACCTGGACGTTACTCGAGGCCTCGTCAATGGAGCACGAGGGGTTGTGGTGGCTTTTGAGCCTGGAAAACATG GACTTCCACGTGTGCGTTTCCTGTGTGGCGTTACGGAGGTGCTGAAGCCCGAACGCTGGATGTTTAAGTCTGGTGGTGGGATACACCTGAGTCGACAGCAGCTGCCTCTCAAACTGGCCTGGGCCATCTCCATCCACAAGAGCCAG gGAATGACGCTGGACTGTGTGGAAATATCTCTGGCACGTGTGTTTGAGAGCGGTCAGGCTTATGTGGCCTTGTCTCGAGCTCGGAGTCTGGAGGGTCTGAGGGTCATGGACTTTGACCCGCGTGTGGTCAGGGCAGATCCAGATGTTCTCGTCTTCTACAAGAAACTGAGGAAGGAGAGGCTGCTCCTGCAG GCCTCCATGGATGAATTTGTTGGCAATGGCAACAAAGAAAACTCCTGGTGA
- the LOC124069498 gene encoding cytochrome b-c1 complex subunit 6, mitochondrial-like, with protein sequence MVFERKMLTYGDPDDEEDAPAEEEEEEEEEEEEMVDPLELIRAKCEQTEHCVHTKERLEACEARVGSRSNTEEDCTEELFDFLHARDHCVAHKLFHNVK encoded by the exons ATGGTTTTCGAGAGGAAGATGCTCACATACGGCGACCCCGATGACGAG GAAGATGCCCCTgcggaagaggaagaggaggaggaagaagaggaggaagagatggtg GACCCCCTAGAACTGATCCGAGCTAAGTGTGAGCAGACTGAACACTGTGTACACACGAAGGAGCGTCTGGAGGCCTGTGAAGCCCGGGTCGGCTCCAGATCCAACACCGAGGAGGACTGCACAGAAGAGCTCTTTGACTTCCTGCATGCACGCGACCATTGT GTAGCACACAAGCTGTTCCACAATGTGAAATGA
- the nsun4 gene encoding 5-methylcytosine rRNA methyltransferase NSUN4, translating into MMALLTDTRFLLRKVKDLRCLTPRRNRVKEKWAATRARHPPTSLALQNFDATYGVQLGQLWPSVRVALLSERKYGALFNNFSQETVLADLEALGCRDFISDTGREAQPSDIAAEEESRCGSMNKSDTDGQQLSPVQLNPHIRCLVFPRGDITRFKPARPDMYGLLGYYLMDAASVLPCLALNVQEDHSVLDLCAAPGGKTLTILQTQSLGFLCANDTSVSRSSRLRKVLHSYVPKQLLTNEKVRITSFDGTKWGEVESNSFDRVLVDVPCTTDRHSLMEDDNNIFSKSRTSERRRLPQLQTELLLAGIEAACPGGEIVYSTCTLSQIQNQSVVEQAIFLARENRGIHLQVVDLRPFTRMFRKTFHFAPDLHLGEMVIPHLAANFGPIYMCKLKRLT; encoded by the exons ATGATGGCACTGCTCACGGACACCAGGTTTCTActaagaaaagtgaaagatttaAGGTGTTTAACGCCAAGAAGAAATCgagtaaaagaaaaatgg GCTGCCACACGTGCCAGGCACCCTCCCACCAGTCTGGCCCTGCAGAACTTCGATGCCACCTATGGCGTCCAGCTGGGGCAGCTGTGGCCATCGGTTCGAGTTGCCTTGTTGTCAGAGAGGAAATATGGAGCCCTGTTCAATAATTTCTCCCAAGAAACTGTTCTGGCAGACTTGGAAGCCTTGGGATGCAGAGATTTCATCAGCGACACAGGCAGAGAAG CTCAGCCATCTGACATTGCAGCTGAGGAGGAATCCAGATGTGGTTCTATGAACAAATCTGACACTGATGGTCAGCAACTGTCTCCTGTTCAGCTTAACCCTCACATTAGGTGCTTAGTGTTTCCAAGAGGTGATATCACAAGATTTAAGCCTGCTAG GCCAGACATGTATGGGTTGCTGGGTTACTACCTCATGGATGCAGCATCTGTGTTGCCTTGTCTCGCTCTGAATGTTCAAGAAGATCACAGTGTGCTCGACCTTTGTGCAGCTCCAGGAGGGAAGACCTTGACTATACTTCAGACCCAGTCTTTAG GTTTTTTGTGTGCGAATGACACCTCAGTGTCTCGGTCATCGAGACTGAGAAAGGTCCTCCATAGCTATGTTCCTAAACAGTTATTGACAAATGAGAAAGTACGCATCACCTCCTTTGATGGCACCAAGTGGGGGGAAGTCGAGAGCAACAGTTTTGACAGA gtccTTGTTGATGTTCCATgcaccacagacagacattcacTCATGGAGGATGACAACAATATATTCAGTAAGAGCAGGACCAGTGAGAGACGACGTCTGCCACAGCTACAGAcggagctgctgct GGCAGGAATCGAAGCAGCTTGTCCAGGGGGTGAAATCGTTTACTCTACCTGCACGCTCTCTCAAATCCAGAACCAGAGTGTGGTGGAACAGGCCATCTTCTTGGCTCGAGAGAACCGCGGCATTCACCTTCAG GTTGTTGACCTGCGACCCTTCACACGCATGTTTAGGAAAACCTTTCACTTCGCTCCCGACCTCCACCTGGGTGAGATGGTCATCCCACACTTAGCTGCTAACTTTGGCCCCATCTACATGTGCAAGCTTAAGAGACTTACGTAG